One segment of Macrotis lagotis isolate mMagLag1 chromosome 1, bilby.v1.9.chrom.fasta, whole genome shotgun sequence DNA contains the following:
- the LOC141509472 gene encoding LOW QUALITY PROTEIN: heat shock protein HSP 90-alpha-like (The sequence of the model RefSeq protein was modified relative to this genomic sequence to represent the inferred CDS: inserted 3 bases in 2 codons; deleted 2 bases in 2 codons), translating into MPEEMQTQDQPIEEEEVETFAFQAEIAQLMSLIINTFYSNKEIFLRELISNSSDALDKSRYESLTDPSKLDSGKELNISIIPNKDDRTLTIVDTCIGMTKADLINNLGTIAKSGTKAFMEALQAGADISMIGQFGVGFYSAYLVAEKVTVITKHNDDEQYAWESSPGGSFTIRTDIGEPMGHGTKVILHLKGDQTEYLEERRIKEIVKKHSQFIGYPITLFVEKEQDKEVSDDEAEEKEEKQEKEKEEKESEDKPEIEDVGSDEDEEEKKDGDKKKKKIKEKYIDQEELNKTKPIWTRNPDDITNEEYGESYKSLTNDWEDHMAVNHFSVEGQLEFRALLFVPRSAPFDLFENRKKKNNIKLYVCRVFIRDNCEELIPEYLNFIRGVVDSEDLPLNISREMLQQSKILKVIRKNLVKKCLELFTELSEDKENYKKFYEQFCKNIKLGIHEDSXNRKKLSELLRYYTSASGDEMVSLKDYCMRMKENQKHIYYITGETKDQVANSAFVEHLRKHGLEVIYMIEPIDEYCVQQLKEFEGKTLVFVTKEGLELPEDEDEKKKQEEKKAKSENLCKIMKDILEKKVEKVVVSNRLVTSPCCIVTSTYGWTANMEGIMKAQALRDNSTMGYMAAKKHLERNPDHSIIETLQQKAEADKNDKXLKDLVILLYETVLLSSRFSLEDPQTHTNRIYRMIKLGLGIDEDDSTTEETNTAITEEMPSLEGDDDTSRMEEVD; encoded by the exons ATGCCTGAGGAAATGCAGACCCAGGACCAACCCATAGAGGAGGAGGAAGTGGAGACTTTTGCCTTTCAGGCAGAAATTGCTCAGTTGATGTCTTTAATTATTAATACATTCTACTCCAATAAAGAGATCTTTCTGAGGGAGctaatttcaaattcttctgATGCCCTGGACAAAAGCAGATATGAGAGTCTGACAGATCCAAGCAAACTAGACTCTGGGAAAGAACTGAACATTAGCATCATTCCAAATAAAGATGATCGTACCCTTACCATTGTGGATACTTGTATTGGAATGACCAAAGCCGATTTAATCAACAATCTTGGTACGATAGCAAAGTCTGGAACCAAAGCTTTTATGGAAGCATTACAGGCTGGTGCAGATATCTCTATGATTGGTCAGTTTGGTGTTGGTTTCTATTCTGCCTATTTGGTTGCTGAGAAGGTGACTGTGATCACCaaacataatgatgatgaacagTATGCCTGGGAGTCTTCACCAGGAGGGTCATTCACCATCAGGACTGATATAGGTGAACCTATGGGTCATGGAACA AAAGTAATTTTGCATCTGAAAGGGGACCAAACTGAGTACTTGGAggaaagaagaataaaggaaattGTGAAGAAGCACTCTCAATTTATTGGCTATCCAATTACACTT TTTGTGGAAAAAGAACAAGATAAAGAAGTCAGTGATGatgaagcagaggaaaaagaagagaaacaagagaaggaaaaggaggaaaaggaatctGAGGACAAGCCAGAGATAGAAGATGTTGGCTCTGATGAAGacgaagaagaaaagaaagatggtgataagaagaaaaagaagattaaagAGAAATATATTGATCAGGAAGAACTTAACAAAACAAAGCCAATTTGGACCAGAAATCCTGATGACATTACTAATGAAGAATATGGTGAATCCTATAAGAGTTTGACAAATGACTGGGAAGATCATATGGCTGTGAACCACTTCTCAGTGGAAGGACAGTTGGAATTCCGAGCCCTTCTCTTTGTTCCAAGAAGTGCCCCTTTTGACCtatttgaaaatagaaagaaaaagaataacatCAAGTTGTACGTGTGCAGGGTTTTCATCAGGGATAATTGTGAAGAGCTTATCCCTGAATATCTGAATTTCATCAGAGGTGTGGTAGATTCTGAAGATCTTCCTCTAAATATTTCACGAGAAATGCTGCAGCAAAGCAAGATTTTGAAAGTGATTAGGAAGAATTTGGTCAAAAAGTGTTTGGAACTCTTCACTGAACTATCAGAGGataaagagaattataaaaagtTTTATGAGCAGTTTTGTAAAAACATTAAGCTTGGAATACATGAAGATT AAAACCGGAAGAAACTTTCAGAATTGCTGAGGTATTATACTTCTGCTTCTGGTGATGAGATGGTTTCTCTTAAGGACTATTGCATGAGGATGAAGGAGAATCAGAAACACATCTATTATATTACTGGTGAAACCAAGGACCAAGTGGCTAATTCAGCTTTTGTTGAGCATCTTCGGAAGCATGGTTTAGAAGTAATATATATGATTGAACCTATTGACGAGTATTGTGTGCAGCAGTTGAAGGAATTTGAGGGCAAGACTTTAGTGTTTGTAACCAAAGAGGGTTTGGAACTCCCAGAGGAtgaggatgaaaaaaagaaacaggaggaGAAAAAAGCAAAGTCTGAAAACCTTTGCAAAATAATGAAAGACATCctagaaaagaaagttgaaaaggtAGTTGTATCAAACCGATTGGTTACTTCCCCATGCTGCATTGTCACAAGCACATATGGTTGGACTGCAAACATGGAGGGAATAATGAAGGCTCAGGCACTAAGAGACAACTCAACAATGGGTTATATGGCAGCAAAGAAACACTTGGAAAGAAACCCTGACCATTCCATTATTGAAACACTACAGCAAAAGGCAGAGGCTGACAAGAATGATAA TCTGAAAGATCTGgtcatcttattatatgaaactgTACTGCTGTCTTCTAGGTTCAGCTTGGAAGATCCCCAGACACATACCAATCGCATCTACAGGATGATCAAACTTGGCCTTGGAATTGATGAAGATGATTCAACTACTGAAGAAACCAATACAGCTATAACTGAGGAAATGCCATCTCTTGAAGGAGATGATGACACATCTCGTATGGAAGAAGTGGATTAA